The genome window GCCGAGACCAAGACCACCATCCGCTCACTCTCCGTGGGCGAGGCCGTGATGCAGATGGAGATTGCGGATGCCCCGATGCTGGTCTTCCGCAACCACAAGCATGGCGGCGTGAATGTCGTCTACCGTCGGGACGACGGCAATATCGGCTGGATCGATCCCAGGAACCTGCCGACCGTCTGACCCGCGCTGCCGCGGGCCGCACAATACGGAGCCGACATGGAGCTATCCGACCTCATCTCACCCGAAGCGGTATTCGGGAACCTCAAGGCCACCAGCAAGAAGCGGGTGCTGCAGGAGCTCGGCTCCTTCGCGGCGAACTTCTACGGCCTTGCCGAATCCGCCGTGTTCGCCGCACTGCTGGAGCGTGAACAGCTCGGGCCCACCGGAATGGGCCAGGGCGTCGCCATCCCGCATGCGCGTCTCGAGGGTCTGACCAAGGTTGTCGGCGTGTTCGCGAAACTGGCAAAGCCCGTCGACTACGAGTCGGTCGACGGGCAGCCGGTGGATCTCGTGTTCATGCTGCTGGCCCCCGAAGACGCGGGCGCCGACCACCTGAAGGCGCTGGCGCGGGTCTCCCGCGTGATGCGCGCAGAGACTGTGCGCGACAAGCTGCGCTCGACGGAGGACGCCTCCGCCCTCTACGCCATCCTCACCGAACCGGCGGCCTCCCAGGCCGCCTGAGCCGGCAGGCCGCCCGAGGCATCGGGCCAATGCCGGCACCCCGCTCCGGAAAGCCCCGCCGCCGCGCGGGGCTTTCTGCGTCCCGGGCAACCGATCGGCGTCGCGTCGCGCGGCCCGCCCGGCGCGCTGCGTGACGCCAACCGGGGAGATCCACCAGGGCGTGCCGTTCGCATCGCGCAGGCGGCCGCGCCGCGCGTCATCGGGCTGGAGCTTCCGGGCGGCCGGCTCGGTGCCGACGGCGGCGAAGGCGCGGGCCTGCACCGCCTCCGGGTCGGTCACGTCGGGATGCAGATGTGCCTCCGGCACGCCCGGCATCACCGGGCTGTCGCCGATGTGCCGCTCGGCGGGATGCCCCCTCCCCGTCGCGGAAACCACGCAGCATCCGTGTCGACGGCGCGCGCGGCGAAATCCGGAGTTGCCTGCGCGTCCGCCATCAGCAGGTCGGGGCAGAGGTCGGGGGCGTACATCGCTGGCTCCTCCGCGCGCGCCATGCTGCGCGGGGCCGGAGAAGCGGCGGGACGGGCCGGCCCCGCTGCGGGGGCCGGCGCCGGGGTGTCAGGATTCGTAGCCGTTGCGCTGGTGCCAGCCGTAGGCGTCGCGGATCATGTGCTCCAGCGTCGAGCGGTCCGGCGACCAGCCGAGCATCTCGCCCGCCTTCACCGAGCCGCTCACCAGCGTCACCGCGTCGCCGATGCGGCGGGGCCCGGTGTTGGCGGGCACGTCGCGCTCCAGCACCTTCTCCGCCGCCTCGATCACCTCGCGCACCGAGTAGCCGGAGCCGGTGCCCAGGTTGAACACCTCGCTCTCCTTGCCGGCCAGCAGCCAGTCCATGCCGCGCAGATGGGCGTCCACCAGGTCCATCACATGCACGTAGTCGCGGATGCAGGTGCCGTCGCGGGTGGGGTAGTCATCCCCGTGCACGGTGAGGGCTGCGCGCCGGCCGAGGGCGGCGAAGATCACCAGCGGAATGAGATGGGTCTCGGGGTTGTGGAACTCGCCGATCTCGGATTCCGGGTCGGCGCCGGCCACGTTGAAATAGCGGAAGCGGACGGACTTCAGCCCGTGCGCCATCTCGTAATCGCGCAGCATGTCCTCCACCGCGCGCTTGGAGGCGCCGTAGGAGTTCAGCGGCATCTGCTGGCTCTCCTCGGTCAGCACCACGCCGTCCTGCTCGCCATAGGTGGCGCAGGTGGAGGAGAACACGATCTTGTCCACCCCCGCCGCCAGCATGGCGTCGAGCAGGTTCATCGAGCCCATCACGTTGTTGTGCCAGTAGCGGCCGGGATGGGAGGTGGCCTCGCCCACGCTGGAGAGCGCGCCGAAATGCATCACCGCATCGGGCTTGTGCTCGGCGAACACCTCGTCCAGCCGACCCCTGTCATTGAGATCCCCTATTTCCAGGGGGCCGAACTTCACCGCGTCGCGCCAGCCCGTCACCAGGCTGTCGTATGTAACAGGGATGTGCCCAGCGCGGTGAAGCGCCTTGCAGGCGTGCGAGCCGATATAGCCAGCACCGCCAGTCACAAGAACTTTGGCCATGTAAATAGGGTCTCCGGTCTTTTCAGGGGTCGGTCAGGAAGGAAGGACGAAGGAAGATCAGGCGCGCCGGGCGGCACTGGTGGCCGCCAGGACATCCTTGAGGAAGGAAGCGAATTCGGACGCGAGGTCAGGCCGCTCCAGCGCGAAGGCGACGGTGGCCTGCAGGAAGCCGGACTTGGAGCCGCAATCGTAGCGCTGCCCGCGGAAGCGGAAGCCGCGCACCGGGCCGCCGATGGCGATCTCGGTTGCGATGGCGTCGGTGAGCTGGACCTCGCCGCCTGCGCCGGTCTTCATCTCGTGGAGATGGTTCATCACGTTGGGCGACAGGATGTAGCGCCCGATCACCGCGAGGCGCGAGGGCGCCTTGTCCGCGTCCGGCTTCTCCACCATGCCGCGGGCGGTCACGATGTTGCCCTCCTCGGACTCCACGTCGAGCACGCCGTAGGACGAGACCTTCTCGCGCGCCACTTCCATGGTGGCGACCATGGAGCCGCCATCGCTCTGCTCATAGGCGTCGATCATCTGGGCGAGGCAGCCGCGCTCCGCGGAGATCACGTCATCGGGCAGCAGCACGGCGAAGGGCTCGTCGCCGATCAGCCGGCGGGCGCACCACACCGCGTGGCCGAGGCCGAGCGGCTCCTTCTGGCGGACATAGGCGATGGCGCCGCTGTCCATGTCGGTCTGCTTCAGGGCGTTGAGCAGGTCGGTCTTGCCCTTTGCCTTCAGGCTCTTCTCCAGCTCGGGCGCGCTGTCGAAGTAATCCTCGAGCGCGGACTTGCCGCGCGAGGTCACGAAGATGAATTCCTTGATGCCGGCCTCACGGGCCTCGTCGATCGCGTACTGGATCAGCGGCCGGTCGACCAGGGTCAGGATTTCTTTCGGAATGGACTTCGTGGCCGGGAGAAACCGGGTGCCGAGCCCCGCGACGGGGAAAACCGCCTTTGTAACCTTCCGAGTCATTTTCATTCTCTTTCTGTTTGCCGACGGGCCAGTCCCCCCGCGGGGGCGGCGCCACCTTGCGTACCGAATGCCCGCATCGCTGCCAGTTGCACGGCACCAGAGCAGACATAGGCTAAAAAAACACTCAACTTCATCGTACTATACTTGTGTCGATCCACCTATCCGGGGCCATCACGCGGTGCGACGGGCTGCCCTCGAGCCTCCCGTCCAGACTGCGCAGACCGCCCCGGGGCCGGGTCGTCTCCGCTGCATTCCTGTCCTTTCCTCCCTGCCCGGACCTTCTGGTGTGTCCGGGTTCGTCTGCCTTGTGAACCGCCCGCTGCCGCGGCCGGTTCCGTCACGCTCAGCCGCGCCGCGCCAGGATCGCCTCCAGCCGGGCCACATCCACCGGGTTGTTGAGCTCCCAGAACTCGGCGCCGCGGGCATCCACTTCCACGCAGGCGACCTTCACGCCGCGCTCCATGAAGCGCAGCTGCTCCAGCCCTTCCCAGCGCTCCAGCGCCCCCTCCGGCCAGCCGGCGTAGGAGGCCAGCGCCGCGGGGCGGTAGGCATAGACGCCGACATGGTGGAACACCGGCACCGTCTCGCCCTCCGCGAAGTCCCGGCCCGTGTAGGGCAGCACCTCCTTGGAGAAGTAGAGCGCGTCGCCTGCGGCATCGAACACCGCGGTGGTGCCGCCCACGCGGCCGGCGCGGCGGTCCTCGCGGAAGCTCTCCAGCGTGGTGCGGTCACAGCGCAGCACCGGTGTGGCGACCGCGGCCTGCGGATGGGCGGCCATCGCCTCCACCAGCGCCTCGATGAACCACGGCGGGGTGAGCGGGGCATCGCCCTGCAGGTTCACCACCACGTCCCAGTCCCTGCCCAGCACGTCGAGCGCCGCTGCGCAGCGCTCGGTGCCGTTGCGGCAGGTCTCCGGGGTCATCACCACCTCGGCGCCGAAGGCTTCGGCGGCGGTGCGGATGCGGTCGTCGTCGGTGGCGACGACGACACGCGTGATGCCGGGGACGGACCTTCCCGCCTCCCAGCTGCGCTGGACCAGGCTCTTTTCCACCCCGTCCGGGCCCCGGAGCCCCACGAGGGGCTTGCCGGGGTACCGGGTGGAGGCATAGCGCGCCGGGATGACGATCAGGGTCTTCACGGGATCAGCCCTCGGCGAGGCTCACGCCCGGGGCATAGGCGATGAAGAACGGGTTCTCGTAGATCGGCTTGCCGTAGGTGAGCGGGGTGTGATCGTCGAAGCGCACCACCTGGCCGCCGGCGCCGAGCAGCACGGCATGGGCCGCGCCGGTGTCCCATTCCATCGTCCGGCCGAGGCGCGGGTAGAGATCGGCCTCGCCCGCCGCGATCAGGCAGAACTTCAGCGAGGAGCCGGCGGAGAGGAAATCGCCCACCGGGTATTTCGCGATATAGGTGTCGGTCGCCGCGTCGCGGTGCGACTTGGAGGCGACGACGCGCAGTTTCTCGCCGGGGGTGGCGACCTTCAGCGGCCGGGTCTCGCCCACGGTGGCGGGGTCCAGCGCGCCGGTTTCCTCAACGGTCTGGCCGGAGGCATCGGTCCAGAACATGCGGTTCTTCGCCGGGGCGTAGACCACGCCGCGGGTGGGCACGCCATTCTCGATCAGCGCGATGTTCACGGTGAAATCGCCGCGGCGCTGCACGAATTCCTTGGTGCCGTCGAGCGGGTCGATCAGGAAGAAGGTGGTGAGGCCGGTCTGCGAATGGCTGGCGGCCTGCTCCTCGGTCACGAGGGGGATGTCGGGAAAGGCTTCGGTCAGGCCGGCGGAGATCAGCTTGTCGGCGGCCTCGTCGGCCGCGGTGACCGGGCTGTCGTCGCTCTTGGCGCGGACGTCGAAATCGGGCGAATGGTAGACCTCCATGATGGCCGCGCCGGCCTCCAGCGCAAGGCGGCGGCTGATCTCGCAGATCTTTTCATAGTCCATTCGGCAGTCCTTTCTGTGGCGGGCGCCTGTGCACCCCGGTCGATGGTCGATATCGGGCGCAGGGGCGCCCCGGGAAAGAGGTCGCATCGGGCGAGAATGCGCCCGATCCGCGAGAATGCGTCATGTGCTCCGGTCCGTCGACGACGCGCAATGCGCACCGGTTTCGTCGCCTGTGTTGCACCCGCGGGCAGACTAAGCCGACAATCGTACGGGTTGCAACGACGCGATTGCACTCGCTTGACGTTATGTCACTCCGGGTGGTCCCCCAGGGTCGCCCAGCCGTCGGCGGAGATGCCGCGGAACCTCTCGGAGAGAAAATCTATGAATGCCCGCAGCTTGGGCTGCGGAAAGCGGCCCGGCGGGTAGATGGCGTAGATGCCCAGTTGCTGCGGCATCAGGTCCGGCAGCAGCCGCACCAGGCCGTTCGCCTCCGGCGTGCCGGAGAGGAAAAAGCTCGGGACCATTACGATCCCCAGCCCCCGGCGCGCCGCGGCGAGCAGCGCGTCGCCGTTGTTGGCCGAGAGCCGCCCACCGGCGCGGATGTCCCGGTCCTCGCCGTTGCCATTGGTCACCCGCCAGAAATTGCCGGTGGCCAGGTTCGAGTAATGCAGCAGCATGTGGCCGGAGAGGTCATCGATCGAGGCGGGATTGCCCACCCGGTCGATGTACTCCTGCGAGGCCAGCAGCATCTGGTCGGTCTCCGCCAGCTTCTTCGCGCGCAGCGAGCTGTCGGGAAGCGTGCCGATGCGGATGGCGACGTCGAACCCTTCCGCCACCAGTTCCACGAACCGGTCATCGAGCACCATGTGCACGGAGACATCCGGATAATCGGCCAGGAAATCCGCGACGACGGGGCTGAGGTGATGCACCCCGAAACTCACCGGCGCGGACACCCGCAGCTCCCCCTTCGGCTCCGACTGCATGGAGGAGACCATCGCATCGGCCTCCGTCGCATCCGCGAGCACGCGGCTGGCGCGGTCGTAATAGGCGAGACCGATCTCCGTGGGGCTCACCCGGCGGGTGGTGCGGTTCAGCAGCCGGGCACCGAGCCGGACCTCCAGCGCCGAGACATGCTTGGACACCGCCGATTTCGACAGGCCCATCTTGCGGGCCGCCTCGGTGAAACCGCCCTGGTCGACCACCCGCAGAAAGGCTTCCATTTCGGTCAGTCGGTCCACTGGGGACTCCCGGTGCATTGTTTCCAGTCAGTGCATACACACGCCCGGCAGCCCGGAACTGTCAATAGCAGCCACCGGCGAATCGCCCGGTTTTGCAGCACCCGTCGCTCAGCCGCCGCAGCGGGCGAGCTGGCTGCGGTAGCGCGCCGCCTGGCCGTTCACCTGGGCCGCGACATCGCGCAGCCACTTCTTGTCGCGCCATCGGCCGCGCTGAAAGCCGGCGTGGCCCTCGTGATAGGCGAGGTAGTGGCTATAGGCGTCCGAGGGGCTGAGGCCGATCACCTTGGTGGAGCGATTCGTGTACCAGCCGACGAAATCGGCCGCGTCGCGGAAATCGTCGCGGTCCGCCCAGGAATTGCCGGTGGACTCGCGGTACCAGTCCCAGGTGCCGTCGATGGCCTGGGCATAGCCGTAGGCGCTGCTGACCCGGCCGGTGGGCACGCCGAGGAAATAGGTGCGCGGGGTGCGGGCATCGGCGCGGAAACTCGACTCGCGCCAGATGATGGCGAAGAGCACTTCGGGCGGGGTGCCCCAGCGCTGCTGCGTGCGCTTGGCGGCCTGATACCAGTCCGGCTGCTCACGGATGATGACGCAGGCATCCT of Paroceanicella profunda contains these proteins:
- a CDS encoding LysR family transcriptional regulator gives rise to the protein MDRLTEMEAFLRVVDQGGFTEAARKMGLSKSAVSKHVSALEVRLGARLLNRTTRRVSPTEIGLAYYDRASRVLADATEADAMVSSMQSEPKGELRVSAPVSFGVHHLSPVVADFLADYPDVSVHMVLDDRFVELVAEGFDVAIRIGTLPDSSLRAKKLAETDQMLLASQEYIDRVGNPASIDDLSGHMLLHYSNLATGNFWRVTNGNGEDRDIRAGGRLSANNGDALLAAARRGLGIVMVPSFFLSGTPEANGLVRLLPDLMPQQLGIYAIYPPGRFPQPKLRAFIDFLSERFRGISADGWATLGDHPE
- the galU gene encoding UTP--glucose-1-phosphate uridylyltransferase GalU, which gives rise to MTRKVTKAVFPVAGLGTRFLPATKSIPKEILTLVDRPLIQYAIDEAREAGIKEFIFVTSRGKSALEDYFDSAPELEKSLKAKGKTDLLNALKQTDMDSGAIAYVRQKEPLGLGHAVWCARRLIGDEPFAVLLPDDVISAERGCLAQMIDAYEQSDGGSMVATMEVAREKVSSYGVLDVESEEGNIVTARGMVEKPDADKAPSRLAVIGRYILSPNVMNHLHEMKTGAGGEVQLTDAIATEIAIGGPVRGFRFRGQRYDCGSKSGFLQATVAFALERPDLASEFASFLKDVLAATSAARRA
- a CDS encoding 3-deoxy-manno-octulosonate cytidylyltransferase; the encoded protein is MKTLIVIPARYASTRYPGKPLVGLRGPDGVEKSLVQRSWEAGRSVPGITRVVVATDDDRIRTAAEAFGAEVVMTPETCRNGTERCAAALDVLGRDWDVVVNLQGDAPLTPPWFIEALVEAMAAHPQAAVATPVLRCDRTTLESFREDRRAGRVGGTTAVFDAAGDALYFSKEVLPYTGRDFAEGETVPVFHHVGVYAYRPAALASYAGWPEGALERWEGLEQLRFMERGVKVACVEVDARGAEFWELNNPVDVARLEAILARRG
- the ptsN gene encoding PTS IIA-like nitrogen regulatory protein PtsN, with product MELSDLISPEAVFGNLKATSKKRVLQELGSFAANFYGLAESAVFAALLEREQLGPTGMGQGVAIPHARLEGLTKVVGVFAKLAKPVDYESVDGQPVDLVFMLLAPEDAGADHLKALARVSRVMRAETVRDKLRSTEDASALYAILTEPAASQAA
- a CDS encoding transglycosylase SLT domain-containing protein, giving the protein MALGSCSSTSRPGVSNTEDACVIIREQPDWYQAAKRTQQRWGTPPEVLFAIIWRESSFRADARTPRTYFLGVPTGRVSSAYGYAQAIDGTWDWYRESTGNSWADRDDFRDAADFVGWYTNRSTKVIGLSPSDAYSHYLAYHEGHAGFQRGRWRDKKWLRDVAAQVNGQAARYRSQLARCGG
- the galE gene encoding UDP-glucose 4-epimerase GalE: MAKVLVTGGAGYIGSHACKALHRAGHIPVTYDSLVTGWRDAVKFGPLEIGDLNDRGRLDEVFAEHKPDAVMHFGALSSVGEATSHPGRYWHNNVMGSMNLLDAMLAAGVDKIVFSSTCATYGEQDGVVLTEESQQMPLNSYGASKRAVEDMLRDYEMAHGLKSVRFRYFNVAGADPESEIGEFHNPETHLIPLVIFAALGRRAALTVHGDDYPTRDGTCIRDYVHVMDLVDAHLRGMDWLLAGKESEVFNLGTGSGYSVREVIEAAEKVLERDVPANTGPRRIGDAVTLVSGSVKAGEMLGWSPDRSTLEHMIRDAYGWHQRNGYES
- the cysQ gene encoding 3'(2'),5'-bisphosphate nucleotidase CysQ, with translation MDYEKICEISRRLALEAGAAIMEVYHSPDFDVRAKSDDSPVTAADEAADKLISAGLTEAFPDIPLVTEEQAASHSQTGLTTFFLIDPLDGTKEFVQRRGDFTVNIALIENGVPTRGVVYAPAKNRMFWTDASGQTVEETGALDPATVGETRPLKVATPGEKLRVVASKSHRDAATDTYIAKYPVGDFLSAGSSLKFCLIAAGEADLYPRLGRTMEWDTGAAHAVLLGAGGQVVRFDDHTPLTYGKPIYENPFFIAYAPGVSLAEG